In Sphingomonas sp. PAMC26645, one DNA window encodes the following:
- a CDS encoding inositol monophosphatase family protein yields MPSHSGIMTVIERAARKAAPRLRRDFNEVQQLQVSRKGPADFVSQADQRAEQTIFEELSHARPDWGMLMEERGEVEGDPNKPRFIVDPLDGTSNFLHGIPHFCISIAVEEPMPNGKREVTTALVYQPLTDESFWAEKGRGAWLTDQRLRVSSRRDLSESLIATGIPFLGHGDFAQWSRIFGAVAPEVAGIRRLGAAALDLAWLAAGRFDGFWESNLKPWDVAAGMLLVKEAGGFVTDFRGGDRAMERNEFLAANDALHSRLHKLVAGALR; encoded by the coding sequence ATGCCCAGCCATTCCGGCATCATGACCGTCATCGAGCGCGCCGCCCGCAAGGCCGCGCCGCGCCTGCGCCGCGACTTCAACGAGGTCCAGCAGCTCCAGGTGAGCCGCAAGGGTCCAGCCGATTTCGTCAGCCAGGCCGACCAGCGCGCCGAGCAGACGATCTTCGAAGAACTCAGCCACGCCCGTCCCGACTGGGGCATGCTGATGGAAGAGCGCGGCGAGGTCGAGGGCGATCCGAACAAGCCGCGCTTCATCGTCGATCCGCTGGATGGTACGTCGAACTTCCTCCACGGCATCCCGCATTTCTGCATCTCGATCGCAGTCGAGGAGCCGATGCCGAACGGCAAGCGCGAGGTGACCACCGCGCTGGTGTATCAGCCGCTGACCGATGAAAGCTTCTGGGCGGAGAAGGGTCGGGGTGCTTGGCTCACCGACCAGCGCCTGCGCGTGTCGTCGCGGCGTGATCTGTCCGAATCGCTGATCGCGACGGGGATTCCGTTCCTGGGGCATGGTGACTTCGCTCAGTGGAGCCGGATTTTCGGCGCGGTTGCGCCTGAGGTTGCGGGCATCCGTCGTCTTGGTGCTGCGGCCCTCGATCTGGCATGGCTTGCGGCCGGTCGGTTCGACGGCTTCTGGGAATCGAACCTGAAGCCTTGGGACGTTGCGGCTGGCATGCTGCTGGTTAAGGAAGCCGGTGGCTTCGTCACCGACTTCCGTGGCGGCGATCGTGCAATGGAGCGTAACGAGTTCCTCGCTGCGAACGATGCATTGCACTCGCGTCTGCACAAGCTGGTGGCCGGAGCGCTGCGCTAA
- the efp gene encoding elongation factor P: protein MKINAVEIRPGNILEYEGGIWRAVKIQHTQPGKGGAYMQVEMKNLIDGRKNNTRFRSAESVEKVRLETVDFQFLFREGDMLTFMDKINYEQISLDADILGDAAAFLQDGMDVVMELWEERPISVQLPDTIEALIVEADAVVKGQTASSSYKPAVLENGVRVMVPPHIGAGTRIVVDVYEQTYVRRAD from the coding sequence ATGAAGATCAACGCGGTCGAGATTCGTCCCGGCAACATTCTTGAATATGAGGGCGGCATTTGGCGCGCCGTCAAGATTCAGCATACCCAGCCCGGCAAGGGCGGTGCCTATATGCAGGTCGAGATGAAGAACCTCATCGACGGCCGCAAGAACAACACCCGCTTCCGCTCCGCCGAGAGCGTCGAGAAGGTGCGGCTCGAGACCGTCGACTTCCAGTTCCTGTTCCGCGAAGGCGACATGCTCACCTTCATGGACAAGATCAATTACGAGCAGATCTCGCTCGACGCCGACATCCTGGGCGACGCCGCGGCGTTCCTGCAGGACGGCATGGACGTGGTGATGGAGCTCTGGGAAGAACGGCCAATCTCGGTCCAGCTGCCCGACACGATCGAGGCGCTGATCGTCGAGGCGGACGCCGTCGTGAAGGGGCAGACTGCTTCGTCGAGCTACAAGCCTGCCGTGCTGGAGAACGGCGTGCGCGTAATGGTGCCGCCGCATATCGGTGCGGGCACGCGGATCGTGGTCGATGTGTACGAGCAGACCTACGTGCGTCGCGCGGACTGA
- a CDS encoding M23 family metallopeptidase, which translates to MTRTFWIILGLIVVVVGGFASMVSFGSSGSGIERRVPWRKSAPPAEVATVSVTPGALVVPVAGVPRKAIANSWNDARGGGLRGHHGTDIMAPGGTPVVAAAPGRVEKLFQSGLGGITLYVRSPDRRWTYYYAHLAGYAAGIREGMAVKAGDTLGYVGDSGDAGAGNYHLHFGLTKMQPGERWWQGENVNPYPLLAGRERAR; encoded by the coding sequence ATGACGCGGACGTTCTGGATCATTCTCGGGCTGATCGTGGTTGTGGTCGGCGGCTTTGCGTCGATGGTGTCGTTCGGGAGCAGCGGTAGCGGCATCGAGCGGCGGGTGCCTTGGCGTAAGTCGGCGCCCCCGGCTGAGGTCGCTACCGTTTCCGTGACGCCGGGGGCGCTGGTTGTCCCAGTGGCAGGCGTCCCACGCAAGGCGATTGCGAACAGTTGGAACGATGCGCGGGGCGGCGGGCTGCGAGGCCATCATGGCACGGATATCATGGCACCGGGCGGCACGCCCGTCGTCGCGGCTGCGCCGGGGCGGGTCGAAAAGCTGTTTCAGAGCGGGCTTGGCGGCATCACGCTTTACGTCCGCTCGCCGGATCGCCGCTGGACCTATTATTACGCGCATCTTGCGGGGTACGCGGCCGGCATTCGCGAGGGGATGGCGGTCAAGGCGGGCGACACCTTGGGCTATGTCGGCGACTCCGGCGATGCGGGGGCAGGCAACTACCACCTCCATTTCGGGCTGACCAAGATGCAGCCGGGTGAGCGCTGGTGGCAGGGCGAGAACGTGAACCCGTACCCGCTGCTTGCCGGACGCGAGCGCGCCCGCTAA
- a CDS encoding L,D-transpeptidase family protein, translating into MTAFAMKASVLAACLLGAASPSLAQTAPAKPVPIDRNILHVQVILDHLGFGPGVLDGRGGQSLVAALKGFQEAKGLPITGKSDARTLQALYPYRAARPTVTVALTPEMLAGPFVNPFPKDPAKQAELPSLGYKNVMEKLGEMFHTTPAVIVALNSPTTKLAPGTKVVFPNALPSSRAYDPKLKPDWIATLTMLNVDAKQPQADHVVVDKSDGVLRVLDANDKLIAQFSATMGSSHDPLPLGTWTIKGSDYNPKFHFNPALFWDAKKGQTKEMLPPGPNGPVGVVWMDLSKEHYGIHGTPNPETIGRAESHGCIRLTNWDAARLSMMIKPGTKAVFQA; encoded by the coding sequence ATGACGGCATTTGCGATGAAGGCTTCGGTTCTTGCGGCATGCCTGCTGGGTGCCGCGTCGCCCTCGTTGGCACAGACGGCACCAGCCAAGCCCGTACCGATCGATCGCAACATCCTGCACGTACAGGTTATCCTCGACCATCTCGGCTTCGGGCCGGGCGTGCTCGACGGGCGCGGCGGGCAGTCGCTGGTGGCGGCGCTGAAGGGGTTTCAGGAGGCGAAGGGGCTGCCAATTACCGGCAAGTCTGACGCGCGGACGTTGCAGGCGCTGTATCCGTACCGCGCCGCGCGGCCGACGGTGACGGTCGCGCTGACGCCGGAAATGCTGGCAGGGCCGTTCGTTAATCCGTTCCCGAAGGATCCTGCCAAGCAGGCTGAACTGCCGTCGCTGGGCTACAAGAATGTCATGGAGAAGCTCGGCGAGATGTTCCACACGACGCCGGCGGTGATCGTGGCGCTGAACTCGCCGACGACGAAGCTGGCGCCGGGCACCAAGGTCGTGTTTCCCAACGCACTGCCATCGTCGCGCGCGTACGATCCGAAGCTCAAGCCCGACTGGATCGCCACGCTCACCATGCTGAACGTCGATGCGAAGCAGCCGCAGGCGGACCATGTCGTGGTCGACAAGTCGGACGGCGTGCTGCGCGTGCTCGACGCGAACGACAAGCTGATCGCGCAATTCTCGGCGACGATGGGGTCGAGCCACGATCCGCTGCCGCTCGGCACGTGGACGATCAAGGGCTCCGATTACAATCCGAAGTTCCACTTCAATCCGGCACTGTTCTGGGATGCGAAGAAGGGGCAGACGAAGGAGATGTTACCGCCGGGGCCGAATGGTCCGGTCGGTGTCGTATGGATGGATCTGTCGAAGGAGCATTATGGCATTCACGGCACGCCGAACCCCGAGACGATCGGGCGTGCCGAGAGCCATGGCTGCATCCGCCTGACCAACTGGGATGCGGCGCGATTGTCGATGATGATCAAGCCGGGGACCAAGGCCGTGTTCCAGGCTTGA
- the thiE gene encoding thiamine phosphate synthase yields the protein MTEFEDPLGPLDPNFAENFRRDMRRPACQLYLVSPLDVGGDFPERLARALDAGPVAAFQFRVKDIDQHAAAALGEPLRAICAERDVAFIVNDDIGLAKRLDADGVHLGQDDGDPREARAQLGPNAQIGVSCHGSRHLAMEAGEAGADYVAFGAFYPTTTKVATHTAEPVILSWWSTLFEMPCVAIGGITPENAGPLIAAGADFIAVSSAVWGSDEVAAIKAFGEVLAKR from the coding sequence ATGACCGAATTCGAAGATCCGCTGGGCCCGCTCGATCCCAATTTCGCCGAGAATTTCCGCCGCGACATGCGCCGGCCGGCTTGCCAGTTGTATCTGGTATCGCCGCTGGACGTCGGGGGTGACTTTCCGGAGCGTCTTGCTCGCGCGCTTGATGCTGGCCCCGTGGCTGCGTTCCAGTTCCGCGTGAAGGATATCGACCAGCATGCGGCGGCCGCGCTGGGCGAGCCGTTGCGCGCGATCTGTGCCGAGCGCGACGTCGCGTTCATCGTCAACGACGATATCGGACTGGCCAAGCGGCTCGACGCGGATGGCGTACATCTAGGGCAGGACGATGGCGATCCGCGCGAGGCGCGCGCGCAGCTCGGGCCCAATGCGCAGATCGGGGTGAGTTGTCACGGCAGCCGCCATCTGGCGATGGAAGCGGGCGAGGCTGGGGCCGATTACGTTGCGTTCGGGGCGTTCTATCCGACGACGACGAAGGTCGCGACGCACACCGCTGAGCCGGTGATCCTGTCGTGGTGGTCGACGCTGTTCGAGATGCCATGCGTCGCGATCGGCGGGATTACGCCGGAGAATGCTGGTCCGCTGATTGCTGCGGGTGCCGACTTCATTGCGGTGTCGAGCGCCGTTTGGGGTAGCGACGAGGTCGCTGCGATCAAGGCGTTCGGCGAGGTTCTCGCGAAGCGCTGA
- a CDS encoding class I fructose-bisphosphate aldolase produces MTSTITPQIKTILDKYEATSPAVKANLARILMQGKLGGTGKMVILPVDQGFEHGPARSFSVNPAAYDPHYHYQLAIDAGLSAYAAPLGMLEAGADTFAGQIPTILKCNSSNSWATTIDQAVTATVSDAVRLGSAAIGFTIYPGAEQFFDLVEEIRELSEEAKSVGIATVIWSYPRGGELTKDGELALDVGAYAAHIAALLGAHIIKTKLPTAHIEQKEAKPLYANTDWSKQSDRVKHVVQSSFAGRRINVFSGGASKGEDAIFQDARDIRDGGGNGSIIGRNTFQRPRDEALAMLDRIIRIYKNEE; encoded by the coding sequence ATGACCTCGACAATCACCCCGCAAATCAAAACCATTCTCGACAAATACGAAGCCACCAGCCCGGCGGTGAAGGCGAACCTCGCGCGCATCCTGATGCAGGGCAAGCTCGGCGGCACCGGCAAGATGGTGATCCTGCCGGTCGACCAGGGGTTCGAGCATGGCCCGGCGCGCAGCTTCTCGGTCAATCCGGCGGCGTACGACCCGCACTACCACTATCAGCTGGCGATCGACGCGGGGCTCAGTGCCTATGCCGCGCCGCTCGGAATGCTCGAAGCGGGAGCGGATACGTTTGCCGGGCAAATTCCGACGATCCTGAAGTGCAACAGCTCGAACAGCTGGGCGACGACGATCGATCAGGCAGTGACGGCCACGGTGTCGGATGCAGTGCGGCTTGGCTCGGCGGCGATCGGCTTCACCATCTATCCTGGCGCGGAACAGTTCTTCGACCTCGTCGAGGAAATCCGCGAACTGAGCGAAGAGGCGAAGTCGGTCGGCATCGCGACGGTGATCTGGTCGTATCCGCGCGGCGGCGAGCTGACCAAGGACGGCGAGCTCGCGCTCGACGTCGGCGCCTATGCCGCGCATATCGCGGCGCTGCTCGGCGCTCACATCATCAAGACCAAGCTGCCGACCGCGCATATCGAGCAGAAGGAAGCCAAGCCGCTGTATGCGAACACCGACTGGTCGAAGCAGTCGGACCGCGTGAAGCACGTCGTCCAGTCGAGCTTTGCCGGGCGCCGCATCAACGTCTTCTCGGGCGGCGCGTCGAAGGGCGAGGACGCGATCTTCCAGGACGCGCGCGACATCCGCGACGGCGGCGGCAACGGCTCGATTATCGGCCGCAACACCTTCCAGCGTCCGCGTGACGAAGCGCTGGCGATGCTCGACCGGATCATCCGGATCTACAAGAACGAAGAATAG
- a CDS encoding type II toxin-antitoxin system PemK/MazF family toxin produces MKFVRGMIVVGTGKGDFSGKPRPFLVVQSDLFADHATISLCPLTSVISGTNLFRVSLEASPETGLLRDSDIQVDKLDTLDRNAIVKIIGTIPITTMTRVDDALRRWLEL; encoded by the coding sequence ATGAAATTCGTGCGCGGTATGATCGTAGTTGGGACTGGCAAGGGCGATTTCTCTGGAAAACCGCGCCCTTTTCTCGTTGTCCAGTCCGACCTCTTTGCGGATCATGCGACGATTTCTCTGTGCCCGCTGACGAGTGTCATCAGCGGGACGAACCTGTTTCGCGTCTCGCTCGAGGCGTCTCCCGAGACCGGCCTTCTCCGCGACAGCGATATCCAGGTCGACAAGCTTGATACGCTCGACCGCAACGCGATCGTAAAAATCATCGGTACGATACCCATCACCACCATGACCCGGGTCGACGACGCACTGCGCCGCTGGCTCGAACTCTAG
- a CDS encoding ribbon-helix-helix protein, CopG family: MLGVRLDSELEERLAAVARTQGRSKSDIAREAVRRYVERHDEAFLAEARRQSLAAADHDRRAGEEDWDALIAAPLA, encoded by the coding sequence ATGCTCGGCGTCAGGCTCGATAGCGAACTCGAAGAACGACTCGCGGCAGTTGCGCGCACCCAAGGGCGCAGCAAAAGCGATATCGCACGCGAAGCCGTGCGACGCTATGTCGAACGCCACGACGAGGCGTTCCTTGCGGAGGCACGGCGTCAGTCGCTCGCGGCGGCGGACCATGATCGTCGGGCCGGTGAAGAAGATTGGGACGCACTGATCGCGGCGCCACTTGCATGA
- a CDS encoding phosphoglycerate kinase, translating to MTKPFKTLDDMGDIQGKRVLVREDLNVPMAEGRVTDDTRLRATVATVGELADKGAIVLVLAHFGRPKGVPSPEFSLSQVVKPYSEVLGREVRYIDWEGADAAVATLEPGDIAVLENTRFFGGEEANDAAVVQRFASLGDLYVNDAFSAAHRAHASTEGLAHLLPAFAGRAMEAELDALQKALGAPEHPVAAVVGGAKVSSKLDVLRHLVTKVDHLIIGGGMANTFLAARGVDVGKSLCEHELASVCEQIMEAADKANCTVHLPYDVVVAKEFKPNTATRTVNVHEVAADEMILDVGPAAVESLGDVLKNCRTLVWNGPLGAFETVPFDKATVALARTAAALTEGGSLVSVAGGGDTVAALNHAGVADAFTFVSTAGGAFLEWMEGKDLPGVAALTR from the coding sequence ATGACCAAGCCATTCAAGACGCTCGATGATATGGGCGACATCCAGGGCAAGCGCGTGCTCGTCCGCGAAGACCTGAACGTGCCGATGGCCGAGGGTCGCGTCACCGACGACACCCGCCTGCGCGCGACCGTCGCCACCGTTGGGGAACTCGCCGACAAGGGTGCGATCGTCCTTGTCCTAGCACATTTCGGCCGTCCCAAGGGTGTGCCGAGCCCGGAGTTCTCGCTGTCGCAGGTCGTGAAGCCGTACAGCGAAGTGCTCGGTCGCGAAGTCCGCTATATCGATTGGGAAGGCGCCGACGCCGCGGTTGCGACGCTGGAACCCGGCGACATCGCGGTGCTGGAGAACACGCGCTTCTTCGGCGGTGAAGAGGCTAACGACGCAGCGGTGGTCCAGCGGTTCGCCAGCCTCGGCGATCTCTACGTCAACGATGCCTTCTCCGCTGCACATCGCGCGCACGCCTCGACCGAAGGCCTTGCACACTTATTGCCCGCCTTTGCCGGCCGCGCGATGGAAGCCGAACTCGACGCGCTCCAGAAGGCGCTCGGTGCGCCCGAGCATCCGGTCGCGGCGGTCGTCGGTGGCGCCAAGGTATCTTCGAAGCTCGACGTGCTACGCCATCTCGTCACCAAGGTAGATCATCTGATCATCGGCGGCGGCATGGCCAACACCTTCCTCGCGGCGCGCGGCGTGGATGTCGGCAAAAGCCTGTGCGAGCATGAGCTTGCGAGCGTTTGCGAACAGATCATGGAAGCGGCGGACAAGGCGAACTGCACGGTCCACCTGCCGTACGACGTGGTGGTCGCCAAGGAGTTCAAGCCGAACACCGCCACCCGCACCGTCAACGTCCACGAAGTCGCCGCCGACGAGATGATCCTCGATGTCGGCCCGGCCGCGGTCGAGTCGCTCGGGGACGTTCTCAAGAACTGCCGCACGCTGGTCTGGAACGGCCCGCTCGGTGCGTTCGAGACGGTGCCGTTCGACAAGGCGACCGTCGCGCTCGCCAGGACGGCGGCGGCTCTGACCGAAGGCGGCTCGCTCGTCTCTGTCGCCGGTGGCGGCGATACGGTCGCTGCGCTCAATCACGCCGGTGTCGCGGACGCCTTCACGTTCGTCTCGACCGCTGGCGGCGCGTTCCTGGAATGGATGGAAGGCAAGGACCTTCCCGGCGTTGCAGCGCTGACCCGTTAG
- a CDS encoding MOSC domain-containing protein, with protein MVGTIAGIARHPRAKAPMEVIDHVEITIEAGLHGDFRGYVKPGGMGRRQVTLLERSDWATAMAEVGQDIPWYERRANLLVDGFDLPQIPGTRLRIGADVVLEVTRHTDPCERMEALAPGLFAALTPDWRGGACTRVLMGGSIAVGDEIRIEEP; from the coding sequence ATGGTGGGCACCATCGCCGGCATCGCCCGACACCCCCGCGCGAAAGCCCCGATGGAGGTCATCGACCATGTCGAGATCACCATCGAGGCCGGGCTGCACGGCGACTTCCGCGGCTATGTGAAGCCCGGCGGCATGGGCCGGCGCCAGGTCACGTTGCTGGAACGCAGCGACTGGGCCACGGCGATGGCCGAGGTCGGCCAGGATATCCCATGGTATGAACGCCGCGCGAACCTGCTCGTCGACGGCTTCGACTTACCCCAGATACCCGGCACCCGGCTGCGCATCGGCGCGGACGTCGTGCTGGAGGTGACGCGCCACACCGATCCGTGCGAACGCATGGAGGCATTGGCGCCAGGATTGTTCGCCGCGCTGACGCCCGACTGGCGGGGCGGGGCCTGTACCCGAGTTTTGATGGGCGGCAGTATCGCCGTCGGTGATGAGATCAGGATCGAAGAACCATGA
- the gap gene encoding type I glyceraldehyde-3-phosphate dehydrogenase encodes MTVKVAINGFGRIGRLVARAVLEQSNGALELVAINDLGDAKSNAWLFKRDSVHGKYPGEVSAEGNELVVDGKRIRVTAERDPANLPHAELGVDIVLECTGFFTDKASCQKHLDAGAKKVLISAPGKNVDLTVVYGVNHDKLTAEHTIVSNASCTTNCLAPVAKVLNDAIGIERGLMTTVHAYTNDQKILDQIHPDLRRARAAAMSMIPTTTGAARAVAEVLPELKGKLDGSAIRVPVPDVSLIDLTFTPSRDTTREEVNAVLKAASESGPLVGVLDWSDEPLVSIDLQHTPASSTIDSLETAVIDGKLVRVVSWYDNEWGFSNRMVDTATAMAKFI; translated from the coding sequence ATGACGGTCAAGGTTGCGATCAACGGTTTCGGGCGCATCGGCCGTCTCGTCGCCCGTGCGGTACTCGAACAGTCGAACGGCGCACTCGAACTCGTCGCGATCAACGATCTCGGCGATGCCAAGTCGAACGCCTGGCTGTTCAAGCGCGACAGCGTGCACGGCAAGTATCCGGGTGAGGTTTCGGCCGAGGGCAACGAGCTGGTCGTCGACGGCAAGCGCATCCGCGTCACCGCCGAGCGTGACCCGGCGAACCTGCCGCATGCCGAGCTGGGCGTCGACATCGTGCTCGAATGCACCGGCTTCTTCACCGACAAGGCGAGCTGCCAGAAGCATCTCGATGCCGGCGCCAAGAAGGTGCTGATCTCGGCACCGGGCAAGAACGTCGACCTGACCGTCGTCTACGGCGTCAACCACGACAAGCTGACCGCCGAGCACACGATCGTCTCGAACGCGTCGTGCACCACCAACTGCCTGGCGCCCGTCGCCAAGGTGCTGAACGATGCGATCGGTATCGAGCGCGGCCTGATGACGACCGTGCATGCGTACACCAACGACCAGAAGATCCTCGACCAGATCCACCCTGACCTGCGTCGCGCACGCGCTGCTGCGATGTCGATGATCCCGACGACGACGGGAGCCGCTCGTGCGGTTGCCGAAGTGCTGCCGGAGCTGAAGGGCAAGCTCGACGGCTCGGCGATCCGCGTGCCGGTGCCGGACGTGTCGCTGATCGACCTGACCTTTACCCCGTCGCGCGATACGACGCGTGAAGAGGTGAATGCGGTGCTGAAGGCGGCCTCCGAGAGCGGCCCGCTGGTCGGCGTGCTCGACTGGTCGGACGAGCCGCTGGTGTCGATCGATCTGCAGCATACCCCGGCGTCGTCGACGATCGACAGCCTGGAGACCGCGGTGATCGACGGCAAGCTGGTCCGGGTGGTCAGCTGGTACGACAACGAATGGGGCTTCTCGAACCGGATGGTCGATACGGCGACCGCGATGGCGAAGTTCATCTAA
- a CDS encoding cell division protein ZapA: MAQVMLDIGGRPHAVACRDGEESRVRLLGAMVAERWATADRAAGGLSAERAMLFVALMLADDLDEAAHRPPEGSAVSEIALTRIADRLEGLAQALELSPPNA, from the coding sequence ATGGCCCAGGTCATGCTCGATATCGGCGGCCGTCCCCACGCCGTCGCCTGCCGTGACGGCGAAGAGTCGCGCGTGCGGCTGCTGGGTGCGATGGTCGCCGAACGCTGGGCGACCGCGGACCGCGCGGCGGGTGGCCTCAGCGCCGAGCGGGCGATGCTGTTCGTCGCGCTGATGCTCGCCGACGACCTTGACGAAGCCGCGCACCGCCCACCCGAAGGCTCCGCGGTCAGCGAGATCGCACTTACCCGGATCGCCGATCGTCTCGAAGGGCTTGCACAAGCCCTTGAGCTAAGCCCTCCGAACGCCTAG
- a CDS encoding 5-formyltetrahydrofolate cyclo-ligase, whose protein sequence is MTDKSALRASLRAAREARPPVELPVPSAFLARLKPGLTVASYVPFGGEADPSPFARAAVDAGCVIALPHVVRRSLPMRFLSWATEAALIAGPFGLHQPAEDAAELEPDIILTPLVGFDRSGNRIGQGAGYYDRAFVAHPNAWRVGVALSVQEVETLTPDPWDVPLHAIATESDWITP, encoded by the coding sequence ATGACCGACAAGAGCGCGCTGAGAGCCTCGCTCCGCGCCGCGCGGGAAGCGCGCCCGCCGGTCGAGCTTCCTGTGCCGTCGGCGTTTCTGGCACGGCTGAAACCCGGATTGACGGTCGCCTCCTATGTCCCGTTCGGCGGCGAGGCCGATCCTTCGCCCTTCGCGCGCGCCGCCGTCGATGCCGGGTGCGTCATCGCCCTGCCCCATGTCGTCCGCCGCTCGCTGCCGATGCGCTTCCTGTCCTGGGCAACCGAGGCAGCCCTGATCGCCGGGCCATTCGGACTGCACCAGCCCGCCGAGGACGCGGCCGAACTCGAACCCGACATCATCCTGACACCGCTCGTCGGCTTCGATCGCAGCGGCAACCGGATCGGCCAGGGCGCCGGCTATTATGACCGCGCGTTCGTCGCCCACCCGAACGCGTGGCGCGTGGGGGTTGCGTTGTCGGTGCAGGAGGTCGAAACGCTGACCCCGGACCCGTGGGACGTCCCGCTCCACGCCATCGCCACCGAATCAGACTGGATCACGCCATGA
- a CDS encoding DUF2842 domain-containing protein, which yields MTPTWRKPVGMLGILLLILVWCVAIVSLSNIVGSWHWLGQLVFYLFTGLIWIAPLKPVLRWMELGR from the coding sequence ATGACGCCAACCTGGCGCAAACCCGTCGGGATGCTGGGCATCCTTCTGCTGATCCTGGTGTGGTGCGTGGCTATCGTTAGCTTGTCGAACATCGTCGGCAGCTGGCACTGGCTGGGGCAGTTGGTGTTCTACCTATTCACTGGCCTGATCTGGATCGCACCGCTGAAGCCGGTCCTGCGCTGGATGGAGCTCGGGCGGTAG
- a CDS encoding AI-2E family transporter translates to MRIAQRRDRLLAALTLTAGVGLILATPFALKSGAEFFLPLTIALVISVALVPVLEWLERRHVPSPLAAILCILVFLIAANIAIAAILVPATDFFRLLPTRLDRIQNNLAPLLDLYSSLEKYVNKTLRQVASTPIKQPATAGVAAPGSILELAATSAPAVIVQFLFGILIVFFFLSGWTRMRRQTITGRTSFDGAMATARVIQDIVDDVSAYLGTITLINIVLGIITGVALWFIGMPYPAMWGGIVALLNYIPYFGPVIGAFLLALGGLMTFSDIWMAMLPPALMYGLHLVEANAITPFVVGHRLTISPLLILISLSFWGWVWGTSGALLAVPLLIIIQTIVKAAGKPDIAGFLFEHGTLVQPKTGRNRRRGDPPEAQRETGG, encoded by the coding sequence ATGCGAATCGCGCAGCGTCGCGATCGGTTGCTGGCGGCGCTGACGCTGACCGCGGGCGTTGGGCTCATACTCGCGACGCCGTTCGCGTTGAAATCCGGAGCGGAGTTCTTCCTTCCGCTGACGATCGCGCTGGTGATTTCAGTGGCCTTGGTGCCGGTGCTCGAATGGCTCGAGCGGCGGCATGTTCCTTCGCCGCTTGCCGCGATCCTGTGCATTCTCGTCTTCTTAATCGCCGCGAACATTGCGATCGCCGCGATCCTCGTACCGGCGACCGACTTCTTCCGGTTGTTGCCGACGCGGTTGGATCGGATCCAGAACAATCTCGCGCCGCTGCTCGATCTGTATTCGAGCCTCGAGAAATACGTGAACAAGACGCTGCGGCAGGTCGCGTCGACGCCGATCAAGCAGCCGGCGACCGCGGGGGTTGCGGCACCAGGCTCGATCCTCGAACTCGCGGCGACGTCGGCGCCGGCCGTGATCGTCCAGTTCCTGTTCGGAATTCTAATTGTGTTCTTCTTCCTGTCGGGCTGGACGCGGATGCGGCGGCAAACGATCACGGGGCGGACCAGCTTCGACGGGGCGATGGCGACAGCTCGCGTGATCCAGGACATCGTCGACGACGTGTCGGCGTATCTGGGGACGATCACGCTGATCAATATCGTGCTCGGGATCATTACCGGGGTGGCGCTGTGGTTCATCGGCATGCCGTATCCGGCGATGTGGGGCGGGATCGTCGCGCTGCTCAATTACATCCCGTATTTCGGGCCGGTGATCGGTGCGTTCCTGCTCGCGCTCGGCGGGCTTATGACGTTCTCCGACATCTGGATGGCGATGCTGCCGCCGGCGCTGATGTACGGACTGCACCTGGTCGAGGCGAACGCGATCACGCCGTTCGTGGTCGGGCACCGGCTGACGATCAGTCCGTTGCTGATCCTGATCTCGCTGAGCTTCTGGGGATGGGTGTGGGGCACGTCGGGCGCGCTGCTCGCGGTCCCGCTGCTGATCATCATCCAGACAATCGTAAAGGCCGCTGGTAAGCCCGATATCGCCGGGTTCCTGTTCGAGCACGGAACGCTGGTGCAGCCCAAGACCGGGCGAAACCGCCGTCGTGGCGACCCGCCCGAGGCACAACGTGAAACTGGCGGATAA